Proteins encoded in a region of the Rutidosis leptorrhynchoides isolate AG116_Rl617_1_P2 chromosome 9, CSIRO_AGI_Rlap_v1, whole genome shotgun sequence genome:
- the LOC139869253 gene encoding uncharacterized protein codes for MGQQTSYDCLNNFCKSVFHLYAIEYLKKPTPQDVQRFITAHAEVHSFPGMLGSLDCMHWAWKNCPYRYKGHYTRGDHGYPTIMLEAVASYDLWIWHAYFGPAGSNNYINVLNQSNLFNDLLQDNAPACNFSVSGCNFTKGYYLTDGIYPEWATLVKSFKVHLPLNVQNLKGSKKLPEKILNGPSECFKVVGQ; via the coding sequence ATGGGTCAACAAACGTCATACGATTGTttgaataatttttgtaaaagtgtaTTTCATTTGTACGCTATTGAATATTTGAAAAAACCGACTCCACAAGACGTACAACGTTTTATAACTGCGCATGCTGAAGTACACAGTTTTCCGGGCATGTTGGGTAGTCTAGATTGCATGCATTGGGCATGGAAAAACTGCCCATATAGATACAAAGGTCATTATACAAGAGGCGATCATGGATACCCAACAATCATGTTAGAAGCGGTTGCATCGTATGACTTATGGATTTGGCACGCTTATTTTGGACCCGCCGGTTCAAACAACTACATCAATGTGCTTAATCAATCCAATTTATTTAACGACCTACTTCAAGATAATGCACCTGCGTGTAATTTTTCGGTTAGTGGGTGTAATTTCACTAAAGGTTATTATTTAACCGATGGGATATATCCTGAATGGGCGACTTTGGTTAAGTCTTTCAAAGTCCACCTACCCCTGAATGTGCAAAATTTAAAAGGTTCCAAGAAGCTGCCCGAAAAGATATTGAACGGGCCTTCGGAGTGCTTCAAAGTCGTTGGGCAATAA